A genomic window from Atribacterota bacterium includes:
- the nth gene encoding endonuclease III, translating into MEEERVVRILSALEERFPDARLLLEFRTPFELLIATILAAQAQDERVNQVTSILFRKFKDAFSLSQAPLEEIEQIIHPLNYYRQKARFIKETAREIVEKFQGEVPPSLEALVQLPGVGRKTANIVLGNAFGIPALPVDTHVGRVAKRLQFSSSFSPDKIEEDLKKRIPKEKWVRATHLLGFLGRFICQAKKPLCHTCPIQTFCPYPETSSQNRPRN; encoded by the coding sequence ATGGAAGAAGAAAGGGTAGTCCGGATTTTGTCCGCCTTAGAAGAACGATTCCCAGACGCACGGTTACTCCTTGAATTCCGTACTCCTTTTGAGCTTCTCATTGCCACCATCCTTGCTGCCCAAGCCCAAGATGAGCGAGTCAATCAGGTAACGAGCATCCTCTTTAGAAAATTTAAAGACGCGTTTTCCCTTTCCCAGGCTCCCCTTGAAGAGATCGAACAAATCATACACCCCCTCAATTATTACCGCCAAAAAGCTCGATTTATCAAAGAAACCGCCCGCGAGATTGTGGAGAAATTCCAGGGAGAGGTTCCTCCTTCTTTAGAAGCGTTAGTTCAGCTCCCCGGAGTGGGAAGAAAAACAGCCAACATCGTTCTCGGTAACGCTTTTGGTATCCCGGCCCTACCAGTCGATACTCACGTAGGAAGAGTGGCAAAGCGGTTGCAATTTTCTTCTTCCTTTTCCCCAGATAAAATCGAAGAAGACCTCAAAAAACGCATCCCCAAAGAGAAATGGGTACGGGCCACTCACCTCCTTGGATTCCTGGGAAGGTTCATTTGCCAGGCAAAAAAACCACTCTGTCATACTTGCCCTATCCAGACTTTCTGTCCTTACCCCGAAACCTCATCTCAAAATCGACCCAGAAACTGA